In Helianthus annuus cultivar XRQ/B chromosome 3, HanXRQr2.0-SUNRISE, whole genome shotgun sequence, a single window of DNA contains:
- the LOC110931885 gene encoding BAG domain-containing protein Samui-like — protein sequence MNLNSIARRKITIKLNPKRSSKPKPSTPPKQPTPPPSPPPQTEQQLSPPHLSPPHLSPPHLSPPHQTPIQEQPIITSSQIFQTPPSTQPQVQTTSGSSGFKDFPQVPVNIPLDDIGDFSFVNDEQVKKLEKKVEEVLVENKKLVDREKKLEKHVKTVEAENSSLLQRVEADQVEIDILKVRITELEDEKARRDEQNKYFKLKNKELEAANAKKEHEMYMINKVLENLLGKFVEQKFEEIEVKEVRARCQAAIDAEMKNKGKGVEGVSNVSERAIVPSTVSESPVQNPRPISVVSDDVFSASSHSDDDNNDDGQGGTGIKVTEASTEENVDDYLQDDANEEPEDATGEGEHVNDQNVDDYEKLILCLEPDVEEGEIRHTYTMDDIIKMTHIDESTFKFDFEEELNAFDMNQQPDYQYKYVEEAGNYDKVEVKDCSDEESVNVDTSNFPTLVEFFSQENIDELRRKVEECLKNKNFDGTTKDESREERKKWFRKSTERKFKLPLKFYKRDREISLGDIISWGFLPQVNVYAIRREYGVQYFEYIQDIMSLPWWDVEELSKVRTLNYPIRKHDVPIWGLMKYEAFKNFKNWKPHYPKKVK from the exons ATGAACCTCAATTCAATAG CAAGAAGAAAGATAACAATCAAGCTGAATCCTAAACGTTCATCCAAACCAAAACCATCTACACCACCTAAACAACctactccaccaccatcacctccacctcAAACTGAACAACAATTATCACCACCACATCTATCACCACCACATCTATCACCACCACATCTTTCACCACCACATCAAACACCAATTCAAGAACAACCTATTATCACTTCATCACAAATATTTCAAACACCACCATCTACCCAACCACAAGTTCAAACCACTTCTGGTTCTTCAGGCTTTAAAGATTTTCCTCAAGTTCCAGTGAATATTCCTCTTGATGATATTGGAGATTTCAGCTTTGTGAATGATGAGCAGGTGAAGAAGTTGGAAAAGAAAGTGGAAGAAGTATTGGTTGAAAACAAAAAGTTGGTGGATCGTGAAAAGAAACTTGAAAAGCATGTCAAAACAGTTGAAGCTGAAAACTCGTCGTTGTTGCAAAGAGTTGAAGCTGATCAGGTTGAAATTGATATTCTTAAAGTTAGAATTACAGAGTTGGAAGATGAAAAAGCTCGCAGAGATGAGCAGAACAAGTATTTCAAGTTAAAGAACAAAGAGTTAGAGGCTGCCAATGCAAAGAAAGAACACGAGATGTATATGATAAACAAAGTGTTAGAAAATTTGCTTGGAAAATTTGTTGAGCAAAAGTTTGAAGAAATTGAAGTTAAAGAAGTTAGAGCTCGTTGTCAAGCTGCGATTGATGCTGAGATGAAGAATAAAGGTAAAGGTGTTGAAGGTGTTTCTAATGTTTCTGAAAGAGCAATTGTTCCATCTACTGTTTCTGAATCACCTGTTCAAAATCCTCGTCCTATCTCTGTCGTTTCTG atgatgtaTTTTCTGCTAGTAGTCatagtgatgatgataataatgacGATGGTCAAGGTGGTACAGGCATTAAAGTTACAGAAGCGTCAACTGAAGAGAATGTCGATGATTATCTTCAAGACGATGCTAATGAAGAGCCTGAGGATGCTACAGGTGAGGGGGAGCATGTTAATGATCAAAATGTTGATGATTATGAAAAGTTGATTCTGTGTCTAGAACCTGATGTAGAGGAAGGTGAAATTAGGCATACTTACACAATGGATGATATCATTAAGATGACGCACATTGATGAAAGTActttcaagtttgattttgaagaagagTTGAATGCGTTTGATATGAATCAGCAGCCAGATTATCAGTACAAGTATGTTGAAGAGGCAGGCAATTATGATAAGGTTGAGGTTAAAGACTGCAGCGATGAAGAAAGTGTGAATGTAGATACTTCAAACTTTCCAACGCTGGTTGAATTTTTCAGTCAAGAGAATATTGATGAATTGAGAAGGAAAGTTGAAGAGTGTTTGAAAAACAAGAATTTTGATGGAACGACAAAAGATGAAAGTCGCGAAGAAAGGAAGAAATGGTTTAGAAAGAGTACTGAAAGAAAATTCAAACTTCCACTGAAGTTTTATAAGAGAGATCGAGAAATTTCTCTTGGTGACATTATCAGCTGGGGATTCTTGCCACAAGTGAACGTGTATGCAATCAGAAGAGAATATGGGGTGCAGTATTTTGAGTATATTCAGGATATCATGTCTCTACCCTGGTGGGATGTTGAAGAATTGTCAAAAGTTAGAACTTTGAACTATCCTATCAGAAAACATGATGTGCCTATTTGGGGTTTGATGAAGTATGAAGCGTTTAAAAACTTCAAGAACTGGAAACCTCACTATCCAAAGAAAGTGAAGTGA